Proteins from one Nicotiana tabacum cultivar K326 chromosome 23, ASM71507v2, whole genome shotgun sequence genomic window:
- the LOC142161733 gene encoding pectin acetylesterase 7-like codes for MVTFLLVLTLLAISVGAEDGLNINITILENATAQGAVCLDGSPPAYYLDKGFDSGLSNWIIMLDGGGWCSTIIECQNRSSSIVGSSTKMKNQSMFGGILHNTPQQNPDFYNWNRVRVGYCDGSSFTGDVQEVDPENKLFYRGARIFKAVMEDLWIKGMQNAKNVRSLIYYMTPTIHYYTFQ; via the exons ATGGTAACCTTTCTACTAGTATTAACTTTGCTAGCAATATCGGTCGGCGCTGAAGATGGACTAAACATCAACATCACCATACTTGAAAACGCCACAGCACAAGGCGCTG TATGCCTAGATGGGAGCCCACCCGCTTATTATCTTGACAAGGGATTTGATAGCGGACTTTCCAACTGGATTATCATGCTTGAT GGCGGTGGGTGGTGTTCGACCATCATTGAGTGCCAAAATCGTTCAAGTTCAATAGTAGGTTCTTCTACGAAAATGAAGAACCAATCTATGTTTGGTGGGATACTTCATAACACTCCCCAACAAAATCCAG ACTTTTACAACTGGAACAGGGTGAGGGTGGGTTACTGTGATGGATCATCTTTTACGGGCGATGTCCAAGAAGTTGATCCA GAGAACAAGCTTTTCTATAGAGGGGCGAGAATATTTAAAGCAGTTATGGAAGATTTATGGATCAAAGGAATGcaaaatgctaaaaatgtgaGATCGCTCATATATTACATGACACCTACTATACATTATTATACTTTTCAGTAa
- the LOC107778965 gene encoding pectin acetylesterase 8-like, with product MRKTIFGTSYIQEMYHKVVTLHGSAKNLPPSCASAMEPSLCFFPQHVIPYVQTPLFIINSHYDAWQINNTLVPAYLDPQHTWDHCKVLISNCSFSQRIIIQVFGVEFLKAFEGLTPSYTRGYFITSCHTHSQIIWTSYWYSATSPRVLNKTIAEAVADWYFDRAGFHQYIDPYPCARDCL from the exons ATGC GAAAGACAATCTTTGGTACTTCATACATTCAAGAGATGTATCACAAAGTTGTAACTTTACAT GGATCGGCTAAGAATTTGCCTCCATCTTGCGCCTCTGCAATGGAACCAAGTCTG TGCTTTTTTCCGCAGCATGTTATTCCATATGTTCAGACTCCACTTTTTATTATTAATTCACACTATGACGCTTGGCAG ATTAATAATACTTTGGTTCCTGCATACCTCGATCCGCAACATACCTGGGATCATTGCAAGGTTCTAATAAGTAATTGCTCGTTTAGCCAGCGTATAATTATTCAAG TTTTTGGAGTAGAGTTCTTGAAGGCATTTGAGGGACTCACCCCTTCTTATACGAGGGGTTACTTCATCACATCTTGTCACACTCATTCTCAAATTATATGGACGAGTTACTGGTACAGTGCTACCTCTCCAAGAGTACTTAATAAG ACAATTGCGGAAGCTGTTGCAGATTGGTACTTTGATAGAGCAGGGTTCCATCAATACATAGACCCATATCCATGTGCTAGAGATTGCTTGTGA